From one Halothece sp. PCC 7418 genomic stretch:
- a CDS encoding Uma2 family endonuclease: protein MFITISENTLTLSSGDAVIFLDQTWQDYEHLLQLRQEKLIPKLSFNSKTQEIRLMSPLPSHGNRIDTLRDLVKALLRQNKQDWQSFDPITLKIPLQVGVEPDACFYIENRQAILGKEKINLTVDPPPDLAIEVDLTSITDLGAYEMLKVPELWIYRQGILTVYLLEGESYHESAVSGLFPEIDVPKVLPKYVELGWNEGSSVALRQFEKLF, encoded by the coding sequence ATGTTCATTACCATTAGTGAAAATACTTTAACTTTATCATCAGGTGATGCGGTGATTTTCTTGGATCAGACTTGGCAAGATTATGAACACTTACTGCAACTACGTCAAGAAAAATTAATCCCTAAACTATCGTTTAATTCAAAAACCCAAGAAATTCGTCTGATGTCTCCTTTACCAAGTCATGGAAACCGCATTGATACCCTCAGAGATTTAGTCAAAGCACTTTTACGTCAAAACAAGCAGGACTGGCAATCTTTTGACCCGATAACCTTAAAAATACCACTGCAGGTAGGAGTAGAACCTGATGCCTGTTTTTATATCGAAAATCGGCAAGCTATTTTAGGAAAAGAAAAAATTAATCTAACTGTTGATCCACCCCCTGATTTAGCGATTGAAGTTGATCTTACCTCAATCACTGACTTAGGAGCTTATGAGATGCTCAAAGTACCTGAATTATGGATTTATCGTCAAGGAATCTTAACAGTTTATCTGTTAGAAGGGGAAAGTTATCACGAGAGTGCTGTCAGTGGTTTATTTCCTGAAATTGATGTTCCAAAAGTTTTACCGAAATATGTTGAATTAGGATGGAATGAGGGATCAAGTGTCGCTTTACGTCAGTTTGAAAAGCTATTTTAA
- a CDS encoding Uma2 family endonuclease, with amino-acid sequence MLLELNRWEIPPGHQALIKNVSWSELEEILEELGEARSRRISYSNGILEIMTPLPEHEYSKAFISDFIRIILEELEQEYWNLGSTTFKREDMGQAVEPDECFYIQNEAIVRGEKRIELNLMPPPDLVIEIDITNRTRFNNYQLLGVPELWRYDGTNLEINILRSGQYLLSDESLQFPQLPLKQVIPQYLAAGQNQGKVATMKQFRDWVKEVIRNS; translated from the coding sequence ATGCTACTCGAATTAAACCGTTGGGAAATTCCCCCAGGACATCAGGCTTTAATTAAAAATGTTTCTTGGTCGGAGTTAGAGGAGATTTTAGAGGAATTAGGGGAAGCGCGATCGCGCCGTATTTCTTATAGTAATGGTATTTTAGAAATTATGACTCCTCTTCCCGAACATGAATACAGTAAAGCATTCATTAGTGATTTTATCAGAATTATTTTAGAAGAATTAGAACAAGAGTATTGGAACTTAGGATCAACCACATTCAAACGAGAAGATATGGGTCAAGCTGTTGAACCCGATGAATGTTTTTATATTCAAAATGAAGCTATTGTTCGCGGGGAAAAACGGATTGAATTAAATTTGATGCCTCCCCCTGATCTGGTGATTGAAATTGATATTACCAATCGGACTCGCTTTAATAATTATCAACTTTTAGGCGTTCCCGAATTATGGCGATATGATGGAACAAATTTAGAAATTAATATCTTAAGATCTGGACAATATCTCTTATCCGACGAAAGTTTGCAGTTTCCTCAGCTTCCTTTAAAACAAGTAATTCCTCAGTATTTAGCAGCAGGTCAAAATCAAGGAAAAGTAGCGACCATGAAACAGTTTCGAGATTGGGTAAAAGAAGTTATTAGAAACTCTTGA